Within the Erigeron canadensis isolate Cc75 chromosome 6, C_canadensis_v1, whole genome shotgun sequence genome, the region ACCCCGCCCCATTACCATCCCtatgtgtgagtgtgtgttaaAGTGTATAGAACGAGggaaagttaaaaataatagatataaatatagttttGGTTGTTTGAAAAATGTAAATAGATGTACGGGGTGAGTCAATGGGTATCCAAGGTACCGGGAATATGGTTCCCTCCATTACCTTTTTTTAGAGgtgaaatgaaaaacaaaaaaaagaatgattaacagataacaaaatataataaattaagagGTCATTCTGATACTACAACTAAAGAAAGAAGGTGGCCTATAAACCTTTATCCGAGACTTATTCAACACCTGCTAAACCAATCGTTTTTAAAAGTCTTTACATGACCCCCTGATATAAGAACCGGACGGATGCCTCTTACAGTAAGGAATCAACTATAGAATTTCCTCTATATGAAATCTTTGACTTGATTCCCTACATCATACTCAACTTATCAAGGGGAGTTTGACCATCCTAAATCGTTAGAATACGATAGGAGTATTTCTCAATTGAGTTTGTCACACATGGAATGTGGAAGTTTTCTTCTAATTGCACTCTATATCTCGCCTAAAATCCTTAGTTTATCTGAGGCGGTCaataaaagttagaaaaacctATTTAAAGACTTTGTCTTTACAAACTTAAGTGATTTTATTGATTTAGAAAAGCGTCTctataattgtaaaaaaaatagtgtttaatgaatatattttaccCTGTTATGTAACctgaatttttatttattcatgctAGGCTTGCTAGCTATGAGAGTGCTTGAGTACTTGGTAAAGAACCAAAATTGATTGATTTGTCACTTTTAGTATCCTTACATTTTCTTCTTGTAtagatgataaatgatttagTTCATCTAATACCAAATTACCAACAACCTAGTTGTGCTAACCATATGTGGATTATAAGATTGATCAATATCGCGTgatcttattttaaaatatctttcatatatattaaaagtagaTATCTGAACATGATAATAatagtttaatataataataacaaaatggaataaatatttttttgaattttgacatGTGAAAACAGTAAAGTAACCTTAGCGTCCTTGAgtattagctcaatggttgaaatatCATCTCCTTATCTATGAGATCTTGAGTTCAAGCCTTGGGGAGAACATAAAGAAGTCCTTTTATGAGGGCTTGGTTTAGGTATACCCATGTTTAAGTCTGAGGGAGcaaggtttacccctattgatcgtcgcgCCTTCAGGCATATTAATAGGGGTTTTTTCCGCCatcaggtatttgaaataagcatttctacttcgagggagctctctagcgcggacccgattaagacaacgtatgctagaccttctgctgtcgaatcgcgacacaaagtttccagcgaaattcaccttaaaaaaaaaaaagtaaagtaaccTTAACTTTGCATATTTGAGTCTTTATTTACTGGATGGTAATACTTAAGACCTTAAAAATGTGTTACTATTAAAGTCATAGTCTTGAGGACGACACTCCAGTAAAACACCTTTAgagtgagaacacttaaaaacatcatttttgatgcattaaaagtccataaaactaatatagtgtgtaactaattatcattatttgagTGTTTAagaacacattgatccgtcaaaataaaaaaattatgttttttgttggatataTCCATTTTGATGAATGTGCATCCAAGATAgatacacaaaacaaaaaacatgatgtTCTCGATTTTTAacagatcaatgtgttattaaacacttaaacaatgataattaaattTACACTATGTTGGTTTATAGGTTTAtataatgcattaaaatgaagTTTAAGTTGCGTGTGTTCTTATTCGATTGCCCATAGTGATAGATATCTTTATTTCCTGGATCAAATTCGCTTCAGATTAAAAATCACGACAACAAAATCATGGTTGTAAATTGGAGTATCTGTTTTCATAgtaacagtaaaaaaaaaaaaaagagaaaattatattttttgtaccTCAATTTGgcaatttttacacttttagtctaTAACTTAAAAAATTGCAGTTTTCATAcataaagttttgtgtttttttcaattttggtaCCATGTTCATACAACATTAAATTTTGCCGTTAACACCCTCACGTGAcaagcacgtgaggggtattttagtcctTAGACCtcatttttttttgagaaaaattacagttttgatatcTCAAGTTGTCAatgttttcacttttggtacctcaagtaggcaacatatttttatgtcaCTCTCCAATTTTCATCTCAAACGTTAGCATCTATCAAAGAACAcatactcaaaaatcaacaaacatgattttttaattttttttacggCTCCTAAAAAAACACTCAATGatatcaaaattgtaattttttttataaaaagagggggtcaaaagactaataaaaaatttaacgccgtatgaacgtggtaccaaaactgaaaaaaaaacaaaactttaggtatgaaaactGCAATTTTTTAGTTAtggactaaaagtgaaaaaattgtcaaattgggttacaaaaatgtaattttctcaaaaaaaaaaaaaaaaaaaatcaatccgACGTGGCAATTAAGGTGTATAGTCAGCCAATAAAAACCCACCAGGGTTACGCGTGTACATATCTAATTGGTCAATCCAACGTGGTATGACATTCCAATCCCAGTAAACACATCACCCCTGtttcaaaaaacacaaaatccTGTCTCCAAAACATCACACGCACACAACTCAAAACCTATACATACAGAAtcttacacatatatatatatacaaatacaaatatctatatatatgcacaCCTATTTCACTACTGGGGATGATGAAAATATTGAATATGATGATATTGCCAAGAGGAATGGATCTGGTAGCATGGAGAGGATTTATATACACTTTGTTTATACTTCACTTTGTTTTCGTATGCCAAATCCTTCTTCTTCAACCCCTTGTTTCTGCTTTAGGTaactttattgttttttttatcataaagtTTGCATCTTTATTAGATCAAGGATtgatttatattgttttttgtttatattgatAATGCCCTACATCTAGGTATAACCTCATCCGTTTACTGTTATCTAATATGGGCCTGAACTGGATATCACCATTTTGGGGAATTTAATGTGATTCAGCTGTTGAAAGGgttattttttttgtacaaATTCTTGTTAAAGTTTGGATACTTGTTTTGGAGGTTGTTTATTATGTTGGAGAttataaagttttgatttttatgaatttaGGCTCTAAGTTTTTGTGTTTATTGGATGAAGTATTTAGCTTTTTTGTTGCAACATTGTATATTCGAGGTTTGATTTGCAAAGTTTATGATTTGTGAATGTTATAGACCAACCACCGAGGCAATGAATCTTTTAAGTTTAGAGATTTGAAAGACAGTGTTTTCAGTTGTTATGCGTTTACGAAATGGTTTTTTGTATCTTTGATTGAAACTGCGTGatgttttgttaatttttatgtttatggCTGTTTAGATGGAAAATCCGGTGATAATGCGGAGTTATTTGAGAGAGTTTCACAGAGTATAAAGGTGAAACATTATAGTGAGGCTATTAATGATCTTAATGCGGCCATAGAAGCGGATCCTTCGCTTTCAGAAGCGTATTGGCGCCGAGCTTCTGTTCTTCGTCAGTTGTGCAGGTTCCTTTTTTGACCTTTTTAGTATATTTGTAGTGTTTCTTACAAGGAAGTTTGAGTTACATTGGTCTTTTATGGATCCTTGTTTAGTGATATTGAGTTTAGACTTCGGCATTGTATCTATAGTCTCTGCATTGGTTGACTACTTGACTTATCCTCCAAATCATTGCAACGTGGTAATTCCCTTCATTGTAATGAACGTAAATTTGGTAGTTGGTACCCTAAACTAAGTTAGCTAATTTAGCGAGACAACGTACAGTTAATCAGCCCTAGCCAGCTCTAGACCAGAGTTAGAATTTCAACCCTGTAGCATCCTTGCCGTTGTCTTTGGTATGCACATAATGCCTAGATTAAGTTTTGGTTCCTAAATTATTGTTATGGTTTCCTCTCCTGCTATGGAATTGGGGACCGTCAAGTATGATATCTTAGTTTACCTGTGTGCCTAACAAAAGtcctttataaaacaagaaGTTTCATTAAGGTCTCAAAATGTTGAAATCCTAGATTATCAAACTTCAAAATTCACTAAATTGGCTGAGTTTTAATATGGTTTTCGTTATGTTCAGTTTGCAACATTTATTGTTAAACTTTGTCACTCTTGATCGTTATAATCTTTCTTAAAGTATAACTAAAACTAAACTGATTTAACCTAGTTCCTGATAAGAAACTTATATGATTCAGGCGATTTTTGGCTAATGTAGATATGAGGAATCTGAAAAGAGCTACAAAAAGTTTCTTGAAATGAAACCTGGAAACTCAGTCGTTGAAAAGGAGCTTTCTCAGTTGCATCAAGCACAAAGTGCTTTAGAAACAGCCATCACGCTCTTTGATTCTGGTGATTATATTAAAGCATTGGATTTCATCGACAAGGTGGTACTTATTTTTTCTCCTGCATGCTCACAGGTACCAACCAAAAACATCCCATGATTAATCATGTCTACTTGTTTCACTTTCTGTTTTCTTTAAACTCAGAttttccatcttttttttttttttgtaaattgtaGGCTAAAATACTAAAGGTAAGGTTATTACTAGCAACCAAGGATTATGCAGGGACAATTTCAGAGGCAGGATACATACTTAAAGAAGATGAGGATAACCTAGAGGCTTTACTTCTCCGTGGTCgtgcttattattatttagcTGATCATGATGTTGCTACAAGGTTTTATTTATGACACATTCATTAGCTTATGAAAAATGAAGCTGAAAATAGTAAATAACGTAAGTGTTTTCTGTCAGGCATTACCAGAAAGGGCTCCGCCTGGATCCAGAGCACAGTGAATTGAAGAAGGCATATTTTGGATTGAAGAATCTACTGAAGAAGACAAAAAATGTAAACCCAACCTAGCGATCAGCCTCTAATCAGCCTTTGAGTTTCCTATGTCTTTGGGTAGAAGTTAAATTATGGCTATTGTTGCAGgcagaagaaaatgaaaagaagggGAAGTTGCGTGTTGCCGTGGAGGACTACAAAGCAGCCCTTGCTTTAGACCCTAATCATGTGGCACATAACGTGCATCTTCATCTCGGGCTATGTAAGCTTTTAGTTAAGCTCGGTAGAGGAAAGGATGCCCTAAATGCTTGCACAGAAGTTCTTACAATTGATGAAGAACATACTGAAGCTTTGGTTCAGGTTCTTTAATGTCAAACTCAATATGGAAATGTAGTAAAGttgaaatttaatttatataaccCAATTTGATTTGAATCTGTTTTTCTCTCAGAGGGGTGAAGCCAAGTTGTTGACAGAAGATTGGGAGGGGGCTGTTGCAGATATCAAAGCAGCTGCAGAAAAATCACCTCAGGTTAGTTTCATATTTTAACTTTGAAGCCTGTTAAATTGTAAATGGCTACTGTATCTACATGCTTGTAACGATGGACATGCCAACTTTAAAGGACATGGCCATCCGGGAAGCACTTATGAAAGCTGAAAAAGCCTTGAAGTTAAGCCAGCGGAAGGATTGGTACAAGATTTTGGGTATTTCAAAGACTGCATCCATAGCAGAGATAAAACGAGCTTATAAAAAGCTAGCTTTGCAATGGCATCCAGATAAGAATGTTGACAATAGAGAAGAAGCAGAGAATAAATTTAGAGAAATAGCTGCTGCATATGAGGTCCTTATTTTACCCTTTTGATTAGAGGGAGTAAAATGGGTGTGTTGGGTAATGAGTCAAAACGGGTTATTCTTGGAACGGATCAGGTTGGCCTAAGATATACTACCAAGTAGTGTGTTAACAGTGATTATATAAACTACATTCTGTCAATTAAAGAGATCATGAAACATAACTTAGGGAGCTTTTTACACCCATTTTCATTGGCTATCTTTTTAAAACTTATTCTTACCTATTATTCCTAGAAAAACATATCAAGCGGGTCGTAATGACCACTTTTAATTGCATGTTTATTGTATCAATGTcagttgtttgattgtttgaaatCTATGTCTGTGATGTTAATTTCAGGTTCTTGGGGATGATGACAAGCGTTCAAAATATGATAATGGTGAAGACATTGAGGAGGGCATGAATATGGGCGGTGGCAGTGGTGGATTTAACCCTTTCGGAGCAGGGGGTTTTGGAGGAGGTGGTGGTTATACATTTCATTTTGAAGGTGGCTTTCCTGGCGGTGGATTCGGTGGTTTTCACATGTAACTTATGGTCTTTGTACTTTCTTTGATCGCCTCCTATGGACGGGCCGTCAATCCAACTGACTTACCCCAAGTTGATAGCAAAACAATGTAGGAAATTGATTTTTCAGTTACCGGAATTCAAACCAGGATATgattccttttttcttttgttaaaatatgCAATCAGTGACCATAGACATATCAAGTTCACTAGGCTGCAATGTCCTACAAAAATCAGGCGGCTTGGATCAGAGTTATCAATTTGATTTGTGGAAATTAGAATATGTCATGTGCATATATGTTATATACTATTTTTAGCATACATGATTATGATCTTTAAGATGTGATCACCTAATGACAAAGTTTCATTCTTAAAAGACTATTATTGCATTTAATATTAGTGACAAAAGCCTGTTTGTACAATAATTTCATAAATAGAACTACAAGCCTACAACTAAAAGCTTCGGGTTCGATGATCCTCGAACTCCACATCTTTATGCAGTCTCCATTTTGATCGAATATTGAGGTTTAATAAGCATTTGCTAATGGGATTTTGTACAATCTTAGTTTCTGTAGTGACTGACAATGATGGCTACTACACACATTGTTAAATGATTTGAGCTCATACATGCTATTATGGTCCAGTTTGTTGACCTGGCTCTTGGCTTTGACTTATTTGCAGGTCAGACCCATTTTGGGGTGTATGACCAGTTTCTGTGGGCTGTTGTGGCTGTATCGCTTCTATTGAACCACCTTGTTGGTGGGGCTCATCTTGTGATACATGAGCAGATTCTGATGAGCCTTGAGGCTGTTCAATGTCCGGGGTCTCGTGAGGGTGGTTTGACCAACTGTGCCATCTTCCCCTCCATTTCAACAACTCATAAATAATCGAAGTTCCGCACATCGCACCGCCAAAGCCAGCAAACGTAGCAAGCAAAACTGATAGAACCCCAGCAACATGAAGCTGTAAATTATGCACATATTATATTGGTGAAGGGCAAGCTCCATAATTCTCTCTACAATCCAATAGATAGACTACAGGTTTGACTTCCAAGAGTCAAAAATACTATTTTCAgctttaaaattaatatgaattttTTCAGCTGTAAAACCGGAAATCGATCATACAACTTAAAATTCTCAGCAAGTTTTAAAATCAATTGTCAAACATGGTACTATATCAGATTATCGGCACCTAAAATAAACTCACATGAAATAACTTACCTTTGAGTAGAAAACATGTGCAAAGCCAACCACTAGAATGAACTGAACAGAGGCATAAAACCATGCATACCGTCTCTTCACTGAACATAAATTGTAGAATTATCagtatatcaatgaaaaatctGCAAAGCCATACCGGTTATAATAACGTTAAAGGAACATATCAATTATCTCCGTATCTATATATTGCAACCGTTTGGGACTGGTGATAAAATTAACACGTAAGTGATGAAAATACCCATTGTTGTCGATGTCATTGATGCAAGGAGTCCCAGGATGCATGAAAAAGGcagagatatagcaattgctcCAGACCCCATTTTGTTTACCTTATATAAAAAAGGACAATATTAGGAGCACTGctcattctttaaaaaaaacagtGATTTAAGATTCATGGCATACCAAAAGTTGCTCCAAGAAGCAAAAGTACGCAAGCATACTTACAATCACAAGAACTGGTACATCTTGCCATACcctgataaatatttttaaaattaaaatcaaacacTTATATGCCAAATAATCAAATGTGTTCTTGTGTTGTAAAGATTACCTGTACCTGGGAGCTTCATATTGATGCATAACTCCATTTCGAAGAACCCGGCTTTGTGATCTTTGAATCCTTAAAAGAGTTACAGGCAAGTTCTTGACTTCTTGCTTGCAAACCTCACAAGTCTTATTACCTTTTATGGTAAACCACTTTATGGCACATCCTTGGTGGGCCAGAGCTAGCCCCCCTTTGCAATCACATTCCATTTTAAGGTAATCATCAACTCCTTCCTCCAGTTCAACCATACATATTCTACAAACAGCCTCTTCTTCTGCAATGTCCTCACCCTCTTTGTGATCATTTCCATCTAGTaattaaaaacaagaaaacgTTCAAGTAAACATATATACGAAGAGTTCattcattacataaaatttacCAGCTTCAATTGAAGGAAGCACGATTTGGGTGGGATGAGTTCCTTGCACATCTTTTTGAGTAGTTGGAATTATCCGGAATACCCCTAGAGACTCTGTTTGTGTTACGCTTCCATCTTTAATCAAATCAGGAACAGAATGTGATCGATGAATAGGCCGTTGGATCCAACCTTTCTGTATAGCATTGTATTAAAACAGATAGCATAATTTATGAGGTCCCAATATCTAAAAAGTATGGCCAAAGATACTTACTTCCATGTTATTTCTTCCATGCATAGACTCGGGATTTGAGTGAGCAATAGGAGTTACGGGTAAAGATGATGTTCTTTTCATTTTGGATGAAAATAACTTGGTAAAAGAATAATTTCTAGACATTTTAGTTTTCCCTCTCAAATCTGATGGTGAGCCACCAAGGGCTAGAATTGCAGCCTTTTCAATCTCCGAATTTCTGCTTCTAAATTTGAAGCTTAATTTAGGAATGAGGCTTTTGATGGATGATTTACCTCTAGATGTTGAAGGACTTGACAGTTCATTAAATTTGGGATAAGCATATGCAGGGCTATGCAATGGTGAAAAGTTGACTCTTTTTGGAGTTTGTTGCGGTGTTAATGGTATGTTCATCTTTACATCATCTCTAATAGTGGTATCAAATGTCCTTTCAGGTATCTCCAAGACCAAGTGTTGTGGCTTTGAACCTTGACTAGTTTCAATTATTTCGCTTGTAGTAGTAACTTCACTAATTTCACTTGTTTGTCCAACCTACATATATGCCAAGTTAGTTGGTTTAATCATGTGAATTCACCCAATTTTAGTTAAGAAGTAGATGCTTAACACCAAAACTCCCTTAATCCAAAGGAATAGTCCGTGAGAGCATCTCCAATGCTATGGACTAAGTCAAGTTTAGAACACTCACACATCATCTTTACATAGACTACAATTTCCTACAAATATGCCTCTCCACTCTTATAACCTTTCTTAAATCTTAAGTTCATAACTGAGCCCCACTTACTTTAAAGTTTAATAT harbors:
- the LOC122602784 gene encoding dnaJ protein P58IPK homolog: MMKILNMMILPRGMDLVAWRGFIYTLFILHFVFVCQILLLQPLVSALDGKSGDNAELFERVSQSIKVKHYSEAINDLNAAIEADPSLSEAYWRRASVLRQLCRYEESEKSYKKFLEMKPGNSVVEKELSQLHQAQSALETAITLFDSGDYIKALDFIDKVVLIFSPACSQAKILKVRLLLATKDYAGTISEAGYILKEDEDNLEALLLRGRAYYYLADHDVATRHYQKGLRLDPEHSELKKAYFGLKNLLKKTKNAEENEKKGKLRVAVEDYKAALALDPNHVAHNVHLHLGLCKLLVKLGRGKDALNACTEVLTIDEEHTEALVQRGEAKLLTEDWEGAVADIKAAAEKSPQDMAIREALMKAEKALKLSQRKDWYKILGISKTASIAEIKRAYKKLALQWHPDKNVDNREEAENKFREIAAAYEVLGDDDKRSKYDNGEDIEEGMNMGGGSGGFNPFGAGGFGGGGGYTFHFEGGFPGGGFGGFHM
- the LOC122602783 gene encoding uncharacterized protein LOC122602783 isoform X2, producing MAKSTTAVDHNEALNIDLPPHLILKVGQTSEISEVTTTSEIIETSQGSKPQHLVLEIPERTFDTTIRDDVKMNIPLTPQQTPKRVNFSPLHSPAYAYPKFNELSSPSTSRGKSSIKSLIPKLSFKFRSRNSEIEKAAILALGGSPSDLRGKTKMSRNYSFTKLFSSKMKRTSSLPVTPIAHSNPESMHGRNNMEKGWIQRPIHRSHSVPDLIKDGSVTQTESLGVFRIIPTTQKDVQGTHPTQIVLPSIEADGNDHKEGEDIAEEEAVCRICMVELEEGVDDYLKMECDCKGGLALAHQGCAIKWFTIKGNKTCEVCKQEVKNLPVTLLRIQRSQSRVLRNGVMHQYEAPRVWQDVPVLVIVSMLAYFCFLEQLLVNKMGSGAIAISLPFSCILGLLASMTSTTMVKRRYAWFYASVQFILVVGFAHVFYSKLHVAGVLSVLLATFAGFGGAMCGTSIIYELLKWRGRWHSWSNHPHETPDIEQPQGSSESAHVSQDEPHQQGGSIEAIQPQQPTETGHTPQNGSDLQISQSQEPGQQTGP
- the LOC122602783 gene encoding uncharacterized protein LOC122602783 isoform X1, which encodes MAKSTTAVDHNEALNIDLPPHLILKVGQTSEISEVTTTSEIIETSQGSKPQHLVLEIPERTFDTTIRDDVKMNIPLTPQQTPKRVNFSPLHSPAYAYPKFNELSSPSTSRGKSSIKSLIPKLSFKFRSRNSEIEKAAILALGGSPSDLRGKTKMSRNYSFTKLFSSKMKRTSSLPVTPIAHSNPESMHGRNNMEKGWIQRPIHRSHSVPDLIKDGSVTQTESLGVFRIIPTTQKDVQGTHPTQIVLPSIEADGNDHKEGEDIAEEEAVCRICMVELEEGVDDYLKMECDCKGGLALAHQGCAIKWFTIKGNKTCEVCKQEVKNLPVTLLRIQRSQSRVLRNGVMHQYEAPRYRVWQDVPVLVIVSMLAYFCFLEQLLVNKMGSGAIAISLPFSCILGLLASMTSTTMVKRRYAWFYASVQFILVVGFAHVFYSKLHVAGVLSVLLATFAGFGGAMCGTSIIYELLKWRGRWHSWSNHPHETPDIEQPQGSSESAHVSQDEPHQQGGSIEAIQPQQPTETGHTPQNGSDLQISQSQEPGQQTGP